The genomic interval GGCCAAGCCGAGAGCCGCGCGGCGCGCCCAGACCTGGTCGGACGAGGTGGAGAACCTGTACCGGTTCCAGCAGGCGGGCTACAGGGACGAGGCCGAGTACAAGCGCGTGCGGCAGGTCGACACGGTGAGGCTTCTGCGGCGGAGAGGGTTGGGCCCGGGTCTCCCCCCGCCGGGCTTGCGAGGCCAGCGAGCCCCGCCGCAGGTGCGCGCGAGCAGGCAAGAGGCCCCGCAGCCCCGGCCGCCTCGCACTGCAGGCAGTCTGTGTTGTGACTGCGGACGATCAGCCCTTCGTTCCACAGGCACCGTTATGCTGACCGCGGGCAGCCCTGCAGCTCCGGAGCTCTGCCTGAAATGGCCGCAGGCTTCGTCTGCCGCAGGTGCAGCTTGCCCTCCCGCTGCGGCTccctctgctctctgcctgcaGTCGCCGCTCCCCGCAGTGCAGCGGGCGGCAGAGAGAGCAGCTGCAGtccagatccagtggagctgcTTCGCTCTGCTTCGGATTGCAGTCTGAACAAGCAGCAGGCCTTTTCCCTGCCACGTGACACttaacatcagaacagccccgctggatcaggccataggcccacctagtccagcttcctgtatctcacagcggcccaccaaatgccccagagagcacaccagataacaagagacctcatcctggtgccctcccctgcatctggcattctgacatagtccatttctaaaatcaggaggttgcacatacacatcatggcttgtaccccataatggatttttcctccagaaacttgtccaatccccttttaaaggcgtccaggccagtcgccatcaccacatcctgtggcaaggagttccacagaccgaccgcacgctgagtaaagaaatattttctcttgtctgttctaactctcccaacactcaattttagtggatgtcccctggttctggtgttatgtgagagtgtaaagagcatctccctatccactctgtccatcccctgcataattttgtatgtctcaatcatgtcccccctcaggcgtctcttttctaggctgtgaCTTTGGCAAGATCAGACATGCAGCATTCTTGGGGCCGCATTACGGTTCCTTGTTTAAAGCAGATATTGACTCAGCCATTCGTATGAGGAATCGAATACCATAACTTTAATGCTAAAGTGAAAACACTCAAAGGCACCTTTACTGATTGACATGAATGGTTAATGAGTAATCGCAATGATAGGGTAATAGTAAAATATCATGGCACTGTAAATTTAACTTTATTCACTAGTCTGATTCTTAGTATCATGTTATTTTTTCCATAAATCAGTGATATAACTAAAAGATCTTACAGAGGATGTGGCACAGGAGTAGCAATGTTCTATTTTTGGAGGAGGCCCAAGCAGAGGGAGAATGGAAGAGATTCAGAAAATGGGCCACAAACATTTAACGGGTGTCTTAGGCTTTCCTTTCTCACAGTCACTCATATGTGGAATTGATGGGCGAGTTTAGAATCTAGCAGTTTTATCAAGCACTGTATagcaaaataaaatagttttagAAGTTCAGCAGACAAAGCAGCACCTGTACATCTGCCGTTGGGTCAGAAAGAAGTGGAGAGACTAACAGGGCCCTGTCCACCACATTCCCTTTCCCAAACTGCTGATTGATGAAACTCCAGTGCTTTTAAAAGCACATGTGTGCCCTGTGTGCACGTCCCTGGCAGTTGGAGCAATCTGGAGAATCACATGAGCAGCCCCTGTTTTCATGCGAGTTCCCCTTTCCCACCTACAGCAACAGGTGCAGACAGTCCTTTGTGGGTTGGGcataaatgtacatatatgtgGTCACTTTTGCCAAAAGTTATACGAGTGCATTcggtctgtgccagctgtttaaaATATGTAACCACTTTTTCTTCTGCCTCGTTTTTCTGCATGAAGGTGGACAGGTGGCCCGAAACTGGATTTGTGAAGAAGCTTCAGAGAAGGGATAATACTTTCTATTATTATGATAAAGAAAGAGAGTGTGAAGACAAAGAAGTCCGTAAAGTTAAAGTTTATGCATACTAATTTTTGTTACAATCTGTTCCTTTGTTCTTTTGTTAAGTAAAATGGCTGAAATTATATTTTCTGTTGAATGTCAGCCATTAAACTAATTTTCTGAAACTAGCTTGTTTGGTTtttaaatatgataaataaatacgtatttatttctgtaaaaagtCAAGGACATTTATCTGTTTTATAAAAGAAAGTTAAGATACCTACACAGCAAGTTAAGAGATGCCTGCAAGAAAGTGAGATTCTTGTTTATTTTTATGGATTCTGAGTGTATTTTAACACTTAGGCCCACGTTATGTGTTGTTGGGGCAGTGTGTGATCAAGCCCCCACCCCTGACTTTATTACACTGTGCTCTGGTAAGTCTTTGAAGGCTGAGATTATACTGCATGGGCGGATCAAGTGCGTCTTGTCCACACGAGTCTTTTTCTCTGCCAGGCACAGGTCACTGGCACTGTATGGTAGAAGGAAAGACACCTGCACCTCCATTCCAAATATGTCACCCGTGTTTATATTTTGTGTCAAGATTCATTATCTGGAAATAATGCATCGGCAACTCATTTTTAGTAATGGCCACTATTTGAGCTCAGTATGTGTTCAGCAAAAGGCTCTCTgacccttggaaacaacaacacaGGCTTGGGCAGACCCTCACTCCCATTTCCCTGTGTCTGTCTATGCACAGGAACAAGTAACTGAGCTGTGTAATATGGGTGGGCTCTGCTACAATGTCTCCCTTGTTTTCAGGTGATGACAGAAGGGGCCAGAGAACACTTGGCTTATGCCTCCACATCGGGTGTTGAGGGTTCTTTCAATCAGGAGCTGTGCCTTGGTAGGTGGTCTTTCAGGGCCTCCCAATTGCCTTTCTTCCACAATATGTCTCCCAGTTGCTAACAGTTTAGGTAAAGGCGTGACCTGATTTGTAGGGAGAACCAACAGGGCAGCTGTTAGTGTGGAAACTGCCACAGCAAAATTGGTTGTGATATAAAACGTTCTTTAGGAGAATTGGCATGCCTCAGGACTTGCAGAGGTCTCTGAGGCAGCACAGAGTTGTGCCTGAGAACACAAAACAAGAAGTTGGTTTTTGTGGTTGGTTAACAAGCGGGAAAGGGACTTGTGAAGGAAATCAAATCTCACCCCTTTATGgccgggtaatctttttattacccttAGGGTGATCAAATGGCCATAAACCCTCATGGTCACTGAGCACCTGCAGATCTCTCCAAGACtgattgccaaatagctcctaaaccgcagagcttccactcctgatagccaggataaatttggggaaccctccccttgagtcgtactccagctgACACCCTCTTGGACTCAGCTTAATAAAAAGGAGTAGACTCCcatacagggtctccagggtccaccccggccacactggattgcctcccacaaccagtccctgtgctcccttccaatcccaataatccaatcagttgtaataagtaggatttattgcataaaggcttaaagcagggttatacagacagcactgcatagtCTAAAATTTAGGAATTTACGCAAAGAGCATAGcattacaatacaacactcagtctaataaaacaataacaactacctcctaactctaactatcactcaccaaagtcttagcattccaaaatctgatctagcccatcttgctgcagtcaagttgggttcactcctgccagagcggtccaggatctcaggccccctcagccagagacaaagtcagcccagcataagcgtccctccctcacctttataggtctcctgacccatccaccaatcagaactcggtgccagccgaaccttctaggggtgaacgtgccacaagcctccttactcatggtggaatcccccctcccatcccgagacactcacagctgaaccctgttgtaaatcaagctggccttggagcccacttggtagcttggtacgatatcagaggccctgtgaagcaacctcctccacagttctcccaggtttGGTATGCACTAACTAATGTTGGATACAGCTGGGGTCTGACACTTGGGCctaccagcatggctacaagcagatctttcctgattcagatattacctggtccttgatttcccttttttgtcacaggaCTGTCCTTAGATTTTAAGGACACTGAAAGCAAGCACACGGctgcctcatttcctctcctgtcATTGAGTTCGGGATTTCCTCTTTCAGCTCCAGCAATTGTACAAGTTGAATGCTGCTAGCTGAATACAAAAGTCCTCATGATGGctctcaaaataaataaaacataaagcTTTCTTACATGCCTGTATATAGATAGATGGAGAGAAAGCGTGTGGGTGCTTTCAAGCCTCCATGTTTGTGTGGAAGCAGTGCCAGAAGTTCCATTGACTCTACTCATTTTATGAGTTGGACTCCAGGGATCAGCCAGAATTGGTGCCAAAAGTCCCATTGGTTCTTTGGAAGGAATGATCT from Tiliqua scincoides isolate rTilSci1 chromosome 7, rTilSci1.hap2, whole genome shotgun sequence carries:
- the MEIG1 gene encoding meiosis expressed gene 1 protein homolog, which gives rise to MDGEEAPGRAAAGQTPRAEPERAPPGASGAAAGSEAKPRAARRAQTWSDEVENLYRFQQAGYRDEAEYKRVRQVDTVDRWPETGFVKKLQRRDNTFYYYDKERECEDKEVRKVKVYAY